Proteins co-encoded in one Candidatus Thiodictyon syntrophicum genomic window:
- a CDS encoding YgiQ family radical SAM protein, which yields MDQAPDLFSHRRHWAHKLGTAPELPMSRAQMELLGWDACDCIIVTGDAYVDHPSFGMAIIGRLLEAQGFRVGIISQPDWTSAADFRRLGAPTLFFGITAGNMDSMVNRYTADRRARSDDAYTPDGAAGRRPDRSVTVYAQRAREAYPGVPIIIGGIEASLRRIAHYDHWSEKVRRAALVDAKADLLIFGNAERALVEAAHRLARGEPIAAIRDLRGTGFMVREIPAGWTAIDSSRIDPPGPVEPHPDPYAAAAPGCAATRAEAEAVPIGFHHRPRHLDRGRTVVRLPSYEQVRDDPVLYAHASRVFHQETNPGNARALIQGHGDRAVWLNPPPIPLTTAELDRVYELPYSRRPHSGYGTAPIPAWEMIRFSVNILRGCFGGCTFCSITEHEGRIIQSRSQASILREIEEVRDRTPGFTGTVSDLGGPTANMWRLACRDRAIESACRKPSCVYPAICGNLNTDHGPLIELYRAARRVPGIKRVLIASGLRYDLAVRSPDYIRELVTHHVGGYLKIAPEHTEPGPLSKMMKPGIGTYDRFKSLFDKFSKAAGKEQYLIPYFISAHPGTSDEDMLNLALWLKRNGFRPDAVQAFLPTPMAIASAMYHTGRNPLKRITRNSELVSVVRGQRQRRLHKAFLRYHDPENWPLLRAALRAMGRSDLIGNGKRHLIPAFQPAGTGLSPEGRRRAGASTAPGGTTAMRPVRPVKPRRPSS from the coding sequence GTGGACCAAGCACCAGACCTCTTTTCCCATCGCAGGCACTGGGCGCACAAGCTCGGGACCGCCCCGGAACTGCCCATGTCGCGGGCGCAGATGGAACTGCTCGGCTGGGACGCCTGCGACTGCATCATCGTCACCGGCGACGCCTATGTGGACCACCCGTCCTTCGGGATGGCGATCATCGGCCGACTGCTGGAGGCCCAGGGGTTTCGGGTCGGCATCATCAGCCAGCCGGACTGGACCTCGGCGGCCGATTTCCGGCGCCTGGGCGCCCCGACGCTCTTCTTCGGTATCACCGCCGGCAACATGGACAGCATGGTCAACCGCTACACCGCGGACCGGCGGGCGCGCTCCGACGATGCCTACACCCCGGACGGCGCCGCCGGGCGGCGCCCGGACCGCTCGGTCACCGTCTATGCCCAGCGGGCGCGCGAGGCTTACCCGGGGGTCCCCATCATCATCGGCGGGATCGAGGCCAGCCTGCGGCGCATCGCCCACTATGACCACTGGTCGGAGAAGGTACGCCGCGCCGCCCTGGTGGACGCCAAGGCGGATCTCCTGATCTTCGGCAACGCCGAGCGCGCCCTGGTGGAGGCGGCCCACCGCCTGGCCCGCGGCGAGCCCATCGCCGCCATCCGCGACCTGCGCGGCACCGGCTTCATGGTGCGCGAGATACCCGCGGGCTGGACCGCAATCGATTCCAGCCGGATCGACCCACCGGGCCCGGTGGAGCCCCATCCCGACCCCTACGCCGCGGCGGCGCCGGGCTGCGCCGCCACCCGGGCCGAAGCCGAAGCCGTCCCCATCGGCTTCCACCACCGCCCCCGCCACCTGGACCGCGGCCGCACCGTCGTGCGCCTGCCGTCCTACGAGCAGGTGCGCGACGACCCGGTGCTCTACGCCCACGCCTCCCGGGTTTTCCACCAGGAGACCAACCCCGGCAACGCCCGCGCCCTGATTCAGGGCCACGGCGACCGGGCGGTCTGGCTCAATCCCCCGCCCATCCCGCTGACCACCGCGGAACTGGACCGGGTCTATGAGCTGCCCTACAGCCGCCGCCCCCATTCGGGCTACGGCACCGCGCCCATCCCCGCCTGGGAGATGATCCGCTTCTCGGTGAATATCCTGCGCGGCTGCTTCGGCGGCTGCACCTTCTGCTCCATCACCGAACATGAGGGGCGGATCATTCAGAGCCGCAGCCAGGCCTCCATCCTGCGCGAGATCGAGGAGGTCCGCGACCGCACCCCGGGCTTCACCGGCACCGTCTCGGACTTGGGCGGCCCCACCGCGAATATGTGGCGGCTCGCCTGCCGCGACCGGGCGATCGAGTCCGCCTGCCGCAAGCCCTCCTGCGTCTACCCGGCCATCTGTGGGAACCTGAACACGGACCATGGCCCCCTGATCGAGCTCTATCGGGCGGCGCGCCGGGTTCCCGGCATCAAGCGGGTGCTGATCGCCTCGGGGCTGCGCTATGATCTGGCGGTGCGCTCACCCGACTACATCCGGGAACTGGTCACCCACCACGTCGGCGGCTATCTCAAGATCGCCCCGGAACATACCGAGCCCGGGCCCCTGTCGAAGATGATGAAGCCGGGCATCGGCACCTATGACCGCTTCAAGTCGCTGTTCGACAAATTCTCCAAAGCGGCGGGCAAGGAGCAATACCTGATTCCCTATTTCATCTCCGCCCATCCGGGGACGAGCGATGAAGATATGCTCAATCTCGCCCTATGGCTGAAAAGGAACGGCTTCCGGCCGGACGCCGTCCAGGCCTTCCTGCCGACCCCGATGGCGATCGCCTCGGCCATGTACCATACCGGCCGCAACCCTTTAAAGCGCATCACCCGCAACAGTGAGCTGGTCAGCGTGGTGCGCGGCCAGCGCCAGCGGCGCCTGCACAAGGCCTTCCTGCGCTATCACGACCCGGAGAACTGGCCGCTGCTGCGCGCGGCACTCAGGGCGATGGGCCGCAGCGACCTGATCGGCAACGGCAAGCGGCACCTGATCCCCGCCTTCCAACCGGCCGGGACCGGCCTGAGCCCGGAGGGACGGCGCCGCGCCGGGGCGTCCACGGCCCCCGGCGGCACTACCGCCATGCGGCCGGTGCGGCCGGTCAAACCCCGACGACCTTCATCCTGA
- a CDS encoding BPSS1780 family membrane protein, with the protein METLYRIVFNGETLPGLTAEQIIAAFVKRFRVREQRAREIILAGRRTVLKHGLDQAKAQHYSAALKKVGLLIVLEPQPESPPPTSQLSVDLTPSIDIGHSEMASYYDDTPTSQALSQPASAPASGLAADWSRCPKCRQPAVSPVTGVCQACGLVVERYLARRAEQANGAGAARGDNPYAPPTADLTPPAIGGRGAALRPPRAVSAGRGWGWVRDAWGLFKGRPWAWIGAFLVYVLISIVLNAVPYSLGGILMIALGPILAGGLMIGAQVQQQGGGFQVAHLFAGFQRNPGSLALIGVATLGFSVLLLLAIALLGALAVYLLAGPEVIAGIDHQSFDPNQLGPESMVFVLLPVLLLLLLFVPLGMATFFAPVLVALNEVPVLRSFTLSFQGCWRNILPFLVFGLAALGLSLASILTLGLALFVLVPVLIIASYIAYRDIYCYR; encoded by the coding sequence ATGGAAACCCTTTACCGCATCGTCTTCAACGGTGAAACGCTCCCCGGGCTGACCGCTGAGCAGATCATCGCGGCCTTCGTCAAGCGCTTTCGGGTGCGCGAACAGCGCGCCCGCGAGATCATCCTGGCCGGGCGCCGCACCGTGCTCAAGCACGGTCTGGACCAGGCCAAGGCGCAACACTACAGCGCCGCGCTCAAAAAGGTCGGACTCCTGATCGTGCTGGAGCCCCAGCCCGAGAGCCCGCCCCCGACGTCGCAACTGTCGGTGGATCTGACCCCGAGCATCGACATCGGCCATAGCGAAATGGCCTCGTACTATGACGACACGCCCACCTCGCAAGCGCTCTCGCAACCGGCCTCCGCACCCGCCTCGGGCCTGGCCGCCGACTGGTCGCGCTGCCCCAAGTGTCGGCAGCCCGCGGTCTCCCCCGTCACGGGGGTCTGCCAGGCGTGCGGGCTCGTGGTGGAGCGCTATCTCGCCCGGCGCGCCGAACAGGCGAACGGGGCGGGCGCGGCCCGTGGCGACAACCCCTATGCCCCGCCCACGGCGGATTTGACCCCGCCCGCGATCGGTGGGCGCGGCGCGGCCCTGCGCCCACCGCGGGCGGTGTCTGCCGGCCGTGGCTGGGGCTGGGTACGCGACGCCTGGGGGCTCTTCAAGGGTCGGCCCTGGGCCTGGATCGGTGCCTTCCTGGTCTATGTCCTGATCTCCATCGTGCTCAACGCGGTGCCCTATAGCCTCGGCGGGATTCTCATGATCGCGCTGGGCCCCATCCTGGCCGGGGGCCTGATGATCGGCGCCCAGGTCCAGCAACAGGGCGGCGGCTTCCAGGTCGCGCACCTGTTCGCGGGGTTCCAGCGTAATCCCGGGTCCCTCGCCCTGATCGGGGTGGCCACCTTGGGGTTTTCCGTCCTGCTCCTGCTCGCCATAGCGCTGCTTGGGGCGCTCGCCGTGTATCTGCTTGCCGGCCCGGAGGTCATCGCCGGGATCGATCACCAGAGCTTCGATCCCAACCAGCTGGGGCCTGAGAGCATGGTGTTCGTGCTCCTGCCGGTGTTGCTCCTACTGCTGCTCTTCGTCCCCCTGGGGATGGCCACGTTCTTCGCCCCGGTCCTGGTGGCCCTGAATGAGGTGCCGGTACTGCGCTCCTTCACACTCAGTTTTCAAGGCTGCTGGCGCAACATCCTGCCCTTCCTGGTCTTTGGCCTGGCGGCCCTGGGTCTGTCGCTGGCCAGTATCCTGACCCTGGGCCTGGCCCTCTTCGTTCTGGTGCCGGTGCTGATCATTGCGAGCTATATCGCGTATCGCGATATCTATTGTTACCGGTGA